In the genome of Calothrix sp. PCC 6303, the window TTTGTAAACGTGCTAAAAAACTGTCTGTAAATATGAGTAACGACATCGATCTGATCAAACGTCTTGGGCCCAGCGCGATGGATCAGATCATGCTTTATCTGGCTTTTAGTGCCATGCGGACGAGTGGGCACAGACATGGGGCATTTCTAGATGCAGCCGCAACAGCAGCCAAATGTGCAATCTACATGACTTATTTGGAACAAGGGCAAAACCTGCGAATGACAGGACATTTGCATCACCTAGAACCAAAACGAGTCAAGGCAATCGTTGAAGAAGTCCGACAAGCGCTAACCGAAGGGAAATTGTTAAAAATGCTAGGTTCTCAAGAACCTCGTTATTTGATACAACTACCCTATGTGTGGATGGAGAAATATCCTTGGCAACCAGGACGTTCTCGAATTCCCGGAACTAGCCTCACCAGCGAAGAAAAACGACAAATTGAGCAAAAATTGCCGGATAACCTGCCTGATGCTCACCTTGTTAGCTCTTTTGAATTCCTGGAATTAATCGAATTCCTCCATAAGCGATCGCAAGAAGATTTGCCACCCGAACATCGGATGGGATTGAGCGAAGCCTTAGCAGAGCATATCAAACGCCGTCTTTTGTATGCGGGAACGGTTACACGCGTTGATTCTCCCTGGGGAATGCCATTTTATGCCCTAACTCGTCCGTTTTATGCTCCAGCCGACGAGCAAGAACGTACCTACATCATGGTGGAAGATACCGCCCGGTATTTCCGAATGATGCGGGATTGGGCAGAACGAAAACCCAAAGCAATGCGGATTTTAGAAGAACTGGATATACCTCCAGAGCGCCTTGAACAAGCGCAGGAAGAACTAGACGAGATCATCCGTGCTTGGGCTGATAGGTATCACCAAGAAGGTGGTATGACAGTGGTTTTACAGATGGTTTTTGGTAAAAAAGACGACTAATATATTTCTTAAACAAAAACCAACTGAATATTTATGATCATTATCTAAACTGAATCCACCTTCAGGTGGATTCAGCTATGATTCAGAGTTTTTCACTATTTGCAATCAATAACATTTCAGGCAATGAAAACTACACCGTACTGTTTGTTGTCAATTACTATGTTGTAATTTTATACAAGGTTCATTTTCACAACGGTTAACTTCCACAATCACATGGGACAGTGATGGAATATGCTTGAGGAGATTTTTGTAATATTCTGGTGATTGAGGATAATGGGTAACTAGCGAAATTGTTGCTGCCACATGATTCTGAGCCACATACCAAACATGTAAATCATTGATGCGATTATCAGCATTTTCCTCAATAGCCGCCACAATATCCAGTTTTACCCCCTTATCAATTGCCCCATCAAGCAAGATTAAACCAGTATCCGCAATTAAACCATAAGACCATTTTCCAATTACCACTGCACCAACTAAACCCATTACTGCATCCATCCAAACCCAACCTAAAAACTTTCCGGCAAATAGGGCAATTATCGCCAAAATTGAAGTCAGGGCATCTGCTACAACGTGGAGATAGGCAGCGCGAAGGTTATGATCGTGATGATGTTCATGCTCATCATGGTGATGTTCATGATGTTCATGATGATCCTGCAACAGTAAAGCACTGATTAAATTAACTGATAAACCAATTACAGCTACACCAATAGCTTCATTAAACTGAATTGTTTGGGGTTGGAAAAAACGAGTTACTGACTCCAGCACCATGATCAAAGCAATTACTGCAAGAACAATAGCACTAGCAAACCCCCCCAATACACTTACTTTACC includes:
- the dmeF gene encoding CDF family Co(II)/Ni(II) efflux transporter DmeF translates to MHNDTLEQWEHSHNFSTSQDDAEKNTKIVMLLTAITMVVEIIAGTIYGSMALLADGWHMATHVAAFGIVVFAYQYARNHANNPKYTFGTGKVSVLGGFASAIVLAVIALIMVLESVTRFFQPQTIQFNEAIGVAVIGLSVNLISALLLQDHHEHHEHHHDEHEHHHDHNLRAAYLHVVADALTSILAIIALFAGKFLGWVWMDAVMGLVGAVVIGKWSYGLIADTGLILLDGAIDKGVKLDIVAAIEENADNRINDLHVWYVAQNHVAATISLVTHYPQSPEYYKNLLKHIPSLSHVIVEVNRCENEPCIKLQHSN
- the hetR gene encoding heterocyst differentiation master regulator HetR, with the protein product MSNDIDLIKRLGPSAMDQIMLYLAFSAMRTSGHRHGAFLDAAATAAKCAIYMTYLEQGQNLRMTGHLHHLEPKRVKAIVEEVRQALTEGKLLKMLGSQEPRYLIQLPYVWMEKYPWQPGRSRIPGTSLTSEEKRQIEQKLPDNLPDAHLVSSFEFLELIEFLHKRSQEDLPPEHRMGLSEALAEHIKRRLLYAGTVTRVDSPWGMPFYALTRPFYAPADEQERTYIMVEDTARYFRMMRDWAERKPKAMRILEELDIPPERLEQAQEELDEIIRAWADRYHQEGGMTVVLQMVFGKKDD